A genomic region of Leptotrichia hofstadii contains the following coding sequences:
- a CDS encoding alpha/beta hydrolase: MGLLITINVLFMIFFFVIAYMSIRYFINQIEKYPRVTFEEVYNSKKLRQKYNIEDNKANPYDYGYNFKEIEYKSGKIQLYGWLIENKEATKTMIISHGRGVNRLASLQYLEMFKNIGLDKEYNFFIPDLRNSGKSDVAKTKMGYCFGQDIFHTMEMLNEKFGKNNFTLYGFSQGGIGSAIASKMYIKTLRKKGIVIDKLILDSSISNIRKRIKEDAKKRRVPKFIVSVIVRIFNLRVGSHLDKLRLSYLLKRIPTLIIQSKNDKATTYGMLMEEYNELAQNENIKLKVFEKGSHTRIYADPECKDEYAEAVKEFLTN, from the coding sequence TGTTTATGATATTTTTCTTTGTGATAGCATATATGTCGATACGGTATTTTATTAATCAGATTGAAAAATACCCGAGAGTTACATTTGAAGAGGTGTATAACAGTAAAAAATTGAGACAGAAGTATAATATTGAGGATAATAAGGCAAATCCTTATGATTATGGGTATAATTTTAAGGAAATTGAGTATAAGTCAGGGAAAATACAGCTTTATGGATGGCTTATTGAGAATAAGGAAGCTACAAAAACGATGATTATTTCGCATGGTCGTGGTGTAAATAGACTCGCTTCGTTACAATATTTGGAAATGTTTAAAAATATTGGACTTGACAAGGAGTATAATTTTTTTATTCCAGATTTGAGAAACTCTGGAAAGTCTGATGTGGCTAAAACTAAGATGGGGTACTGCTTTGGACAGGATATTTTTCATACAATGGAAATGCTTAATGAAAAATTTGGGAAAAATAATTTTACGCTATATGGATTTTCACAAGGGGGAATAGGTTCCGCCATTGCATCTAAAATGTATATAAAAACGCTTCGGAAAAAAGGAATAGTTATTGATAAGCTTATATTAGACAGTTCGATTTCGAATATAAGAAAGAGAATTAAGGAAGATGCAAAAAAACGTCGTGTTCCAAAATTTATTGTAAGTGTTATTGTAAGAATTTTTAATTTAAGAGTTGGAAGTCATCTTGATAAGCTTAGATTATCGTATTTGCTAAAAAGAATACCTACTTTGATAATTCAATCTAAAAATGACAAGGCTACAACTTACGGAATGCTTATGGAAGAGTATAACGAACTTGCACAGAATGAAAATATCAAGCTAAAAGTTTTTGAAAAAGGTTCACACACAAGAATTTATGCTGATCCTGAGTGTAAAGATGAATATGCTGAGGCAGTAAAAGAGTTTTTAACAAATTAA